The following nucleotide sequence is from Salvia miltiorrhiza cultivar Shanhuang (shh) chromosome 7, IMPLAD_Smil_shh, whole genome shotgun sequence.
GAGTAAACACACTTGATACTCTCAATccttattagaaaatttagaaaatgagatgaaaaataaaacaaaacaaattgcAAAATACTTCCCCCCAAAAAAGAACACACACACGCACTAAGAGTTGTTGCTTCAAGAAACAATCAAATCAAACGTATTAAAATATGAGGTGGTCTcatgtacacccgggtgtatcATACACTCAGATGTAAATGatactaacactaacactattttagaatgatattaacactattttgttttacaaatgacattattatgttatataaataacactatattgaaataaCACTAATACTAAATGACATTATCACTATATCGAAATGGCACTAATACCCCGTGTGTACTGTACATTCGAGTGTACAAGAGATTTTGTGTTAAAATTTAAAAGAGTTATGTGAAGTAGCTACATTGTAGTTGCCCACATACtagttaaatagaaaaaaaaattatttaatttttttaattaaaaaaattagttattttactttattgtttttaatatagtttttttttgtatttttttttaaaaattaaaaattacataaaaatataaaaacatatcTATAATATAAACAATATAGTTACATAATTGAAttccttttttatttaaaaaatatttttttaaaaaaagacaTACAAGTAGCCACTTTACTAAATCCAAAATTGCGATGCCAAAGTTGTTATACAGGAATTAATAAAGTACACCAAGTTGGGCAAAGAAAACCAAGAAACCCAATGTTGAAAAAAGTGATGTCAATTTTCAAAAAATGATGTGAAAACTTACCATAAAACATTGACGCTTAAACTTTTAGATTTGAAAAATCTTCCAAAAAAGAACTGTACACTATTTCAGTAGTATATATTAGTATTATGATTAAATAATGCATCTGCCCGCAAAATATCTGAGTGCTGCCCGTTCTCACACGCCCCTCTCTCTCCGACACGGTCagcttttctctctctctcctgagTTCTGCCTTCCCGGGCAGCTCCATACAAATAAATATGTGAGACGCGCTTTATTTCCTCTCTTCAGCCACCACCACCAACTTTCCCGGTGGTGCAGGAGATGCGCCGCCGCAGCCGCTGCTCCAACTTCTGCATATCtatcttgagagagagagggagaaatgGGTCAGGGGATGAGCTGCAGTAGTAGTGAGGAGCAGGGGCTGTTCGGTGCAGTGCAGTTCGGGGATTTGGAGATGTTTGAAGCCATTTTGAAAAGGGATTCATCTCTCATTTATCATTCTACTGTTTATGATCGTAACTCTCCTCTGCATATCGCTGCCGCTAACGGCCAGATCGAGGTGGGAATCTTGAAAAAATGTCTTACTTTATTTTGctcaattttagttttagttgtTCTGTTTTCCCTCCCTTTTTGGGTTCTTGGTGTCTGTTTTGTGAATTTGGGATTCTTGATTTGTGGGTTTCAGATTCTCTCATTGCTTCTCGACCGATCCGTGAAGCCGGATGTGTTGAATCGGCATAAACAGGTCTGCTTCTGCTTCTTCATCTCCCTTTCGTGTGTGGAGAGATTGATTTTTTTGGATAGTtcattttgatgaaaaatgTTTGATCTTGACTGTTGATTATTTGTAGAATTGTGTGATTGTTTGATCTTGACCGCTcattaattgaaaaatgtgTGTAGACTCCATTGATGCTGGCTGCAATGCATGGAAAGATCTCTTGTGTTAAGAAGCTAATTGAGTCCGGTGCCAATGTGTGTATTCCTCGCAAATGTCTCTTTATTTACTGAATCAATCAAAAATAGGCATCTTTGCTCATACCTAATCTTGATTCTATCTTGTTAGATTTTGATGTTTGATACGCTTAATGGAAGAACCTGCTTGCACTATTCGGCTTACTATGGCCATTTCGATTGCCTCGAAGCCATTCTATCCGCTGCTCGAACCTCCCACGTCTCAGCTTCATGGTAGCTTCTTGTTCACAAGTGACCTTTTTGTTGTAGGAAAAAAGTGACACGTCTCTTAAGTTTGAATGATCTGTGAACAATTTTGTAGGGGGTACTCTCGTTTCGTGAACATTAGAGATAGCAAAGGGGCAACACCGTTGCACTTGGCAGCGCGTCAAAGACGCCCTCAATGTGTTCATATATTGTTGGATAATGGAGCCCTTGTCTGTGCTTCGACTGGTGGATATAGGTATATGTTTCATAGGCAGCGCGTTTATGCTTTTGGTTCATGTTTAtgtgattgttttgtgcttgatGATTTTTACTCTGCAGCTTTCCTGGTAGTACTCCTCTTCATTTGGCTGCAAGAGGTGGTTCTCTTGATTGCATCAGAGAATTGCTGGCTTGGGGCGCTGATCGACTCCAAAGAGACGCCTCAGGGTATGTGATCTTGTGCTTCACTTAAATATGCTATGATGGATATGATATTTCATGACTAGTTTTGCTATTATGCAAGAATTCAGAAtcttttttctttccctttATGTCTTATTGTAATATATAGTAAGTTTAGTTGTTTCTACATAATGCGTAGTTGAGGAGTAGGGTTTAGAGGATATCTTTTTGAGTCCTTGTTTATATTAGTGAAGTGTGAAGTCTCGCTCATCTCTTGCTGCGTAATAGCTTAAACGTGTGATATTTTGGGTATGACTCAGGCGAATACCATATGTGGTAGCTTCAAGGCATCGCCATGGTGCATGTGCCGCCCTTCTGAACCCTTCGTCAGCAGAGCCTCTTGTTTGGCCGTCGCCTTTGAAATTCATCAGTGAACTCAATCAGGAAGCAAAAGCTCTATTAGAACAAGCCTTGATGGAGGCCAacagagaaagagaaaaaactaTCTTGAAGGGAACTGTTTACTATCTCCCGTCTCCATCAGCATCCGACTCTGGAATTGATGACAATATATCTGAGgtaatctatctatctattcTTTTTCCAAAAATGACTCTATAATCATGAAGAGAATTCAATAGAAATATGGATCTTGACTATGTCAATTGTGTAGGCAAGCGATACAGATCTCTGCTGCATATGCTTCGATCAAGTTTGCACGATTGAGGTTCAAGAATGTGGCCACCAAATGTGTGCACAATGCACGCTTGCCTTGTGCTGCCACAATAAGCCCAAACCAACAACTTCTTGCCCTACTGTGCCGGTTTGCCCCTTCTGCAGGAGCAACATAGTCAAGCTTGTCGTGATTAAGCTCAGAGTCGAGAATGATATTGAGCGTGACCTCAACTCCTCAAAGCCACGCAAGTCTTGGAGGTCGCGCAATTTGAGTGAGGGAAGCAGCAGCTTCAAGAGCCTATCAGCAGCTGGCTCGTTTGGCAAGATGAGCCGTGGATCAGGCAGGTTTGCTGCTGAGGACGAGCTTCTTGATAAGCCATTGAGCCTTGAGACGTAGATACGGGGATCAAGAACTTCGACTGGGCAAAACAAGCTTCGAATCCGAGGGCCAGGGGTTCCAAAACTGCCATGAAGGCAGGTATACATAGCTTTCTCTGCATCTGCTTTGTAGATTTCAAGAAAATAAGCAAATGCAAGTTTGCAACTTTGCATGTTTTTGAGTTTGGGGTTTATTTGTTGCTGCTTTGCTACTGTAGTCATTGGCTTTACTTCCAAATTCAGTTTTAGGAAGATATTCTTTTAAAATCTTGATGATAATATTCAAGAATTGTGATTCATTTTGCTGCTGCTATCCTCTGTAAAATTCCTTGTTATTATAGAATGCAAGACTTTGTAATGAGCTGATGCTGTATATGTTGATGTTTGTAGGAAGTCAATGggaaaccaaaaagaaaaaaaatgaaattgaatTTTGGGATATTAATAATTGTGATGGTTGTCTTGTGATGAATTGTCCCAGCTttggtaaattatttttgtacttGCATCACTCTGTAATATTCTGGTTATGCTTATTTTGAGAGATGAGACATCGAGATAAGGTTATTTATCATGGGACCCAACTAAAATTATTATCTTCTTTGAATGCTGATGCTTTTGcctatttctttattttgatctatttttattttattttttggggggTAGTAAATTATTCCTTGGAGACAGCCTCACGTGGTGCATGGCATCGCACACGATAGTTTAAATCTTTTGGTAGCAATACATGTAATTTGTAGTGATTTATGATAAATTGATTTATAATTTCATtatgattcgtaaccctttaatactacatttttctttatttaatattgtaaatttatcaaaaaaaaaccCCTACATTTTTCTACTTTTTATTTATCCACAACGAATAATATTTTGACCGCACACAAAGAAACtgtgatatactccctccgtcccactaaaagtggccacattttcattttggtttgtcccactaaaagtggccactttcctaaaatggaaatatttagtatttaattaaatttaattaatcaatttaattaaatttctaattaaacttaaaccCTCATTAACttaacaaacacacacacaaaacacacacattcatcttctctctctctactccccCCCCACACACAGCCCCTTCCCTCGCccatctctcttcttctccagcGAGAAGCGGACGACACCAACGCCGGCGTCGGTCGCCGCCCCCGACCTCCCTCTCCCtggcctctgctctctctccctcgccCGTCGGTCGCCGCCCCCGACCTCCCTCTCCCTGGCCTCTGCTCTCCCCCCTCGCCCCACCCCTGAACTCCCTGTCCCTCGCCTCTACTCCCTCCCTCTCGCCacccccatggccgccgccgcctagAACACACACACCGCCGCTCGTTTCCCCAGGCGCCGCCCTTCTCTcacaaaccctagatctaccgCATCAGCTTCGATTTCCGGCGACCATAGCAGCAGCTTCAATTTTGGGGGCTAGGGCTCCGGTTGGCGATTTTGGGGGTTAGGGCTCCGACGACGTTCCCTACAATCTCTGATTTGGGTGTCTGATTTTGGGGGCTAGGCCACTCCGTCCGTCCGTCCGGCTATGCCACGGCTCTGCTCCGGTAATTTCTGAATTTGAAGCAAATCATTTTTTAAACACATATGGGAGAATTTGAAGGTAATTTCTggatttgaagatttttggattATGCGATTGATGGGTTTGAAGAATTTTTGGAATGGAAGAATTTCTTGGAGAATTGGTTTTGAGTTTGAAGAATTTCTGGCTATGCGATTTGATGAATCTGGTTTGGGTGTTGGATTTGCGGTTTGATAGAGGGGCATGGGGCCACCGTCGCCGGCGCGGCGCCGGCGATCGGCATCGCCGTCGTCGGAACAGATGCAGTGAGAATGTGACCAAACTTAATTAGTCATTTGATTTTGGTGAAccatattaattaaaacataataactattttcttaatctccgtgccgaaaagaacgtgGCCGcttttagcgggacggagggagtatatacttTGATCGGAACAAttgatttcttattttatcttactatataaaaattgattttttttttctttttgacttgggggaattggggagggggagcagtggggtttgaacccacaatctcactgttcacacacatgAGGTCGCAGCGCTTGGTGTCCCGACACTATATAAAAATTGGTTATACACATAATATGTGTATTTATATTATAGACGTGaacaataaaatatgaataaaggtGTATGGGTTAGGGTTACACCATATATAAAAATCACTATTGCTTTGGAGTGTGGAGAAAGtgataaatgaattaatattccTTCGATTCAAATGTACTACTGTGACAGATTTGAATTAGGTGTGAAATAAGTGGCAGTTCATGGTCAAGAATTGcgtgcataataataataataataaagatccaaattaataataataataataataataataataataataataaagatcCAAATTAACTTTAGCTCTCTTCAAATTAACTTTTTGTGTCCGCTCCTACCTATATATATGGTGGATCGTGAGTCGGACTAGGATTTTTTTCAcagtgaaatatatatatatttcaccatgaagaaaaaaataaattatcattattaaacACAATATATATTATCAAGTGTTTGGTCTTTCTTGTCCTTTTGCACACCGCGCacttaatatttcaaaaaaatatagtaatattaATTGTATGATAGGTGGTGGTGGTTTGATTTCGTCAATTATGTCCTACCCAAACAGTAGATCTTAGGGtggttttataattattaaattgatGACTTCACATGTTAACTATTTATGTTCATATTTCACTAGTCAACCGCCTACTTAGatttgtttcttttttaattttgacaAAAATTTCTATGTGTTCATCTTATGAGTGTAGATTCTAATCCAACTTCCAACCTGGCGTATATGTATAAATGACTTGTGTTTTGAGTAAAAGTAtagtttttataaataaataaaagtattatttatatgaatCAAAGTGTCATTTTTAACAAAAATCTCAAGTTTGAATCCATCGTCCCACtatcttttaaattatttatttattttttaaaaagtaataACAATtcaaataaaagtgataattattttaaatttatttagtatgtggtgcttataaataaaaataaatgaatcaaattacaGTCTTAGAAAAGATCTGTGTATGTGAGTGCACCTCTTTATTTTAACTATTCATCTATAACTCGATAGTGTTCATTCCCTTTATAAGGGTGAATGAGCACAATTACAAAATATACCCAACCTGCACCTCAATAgcaactactccctccgtccacaaaatgaaTACTCATTTATGGatgatacgaattttaagaaatactatattgagtgtagtgtgaattGAATAAAAGTTCCATCTTTTTTAGTGTATTGATTAAAAGATTTTGTGAGATACACttgtcaaaaaaggaaatgagtactcatttcgtggacggacgaaaaagaaaatatgagtactcatttcgtaaACGAAGGGAGTATGAATTTTCCTCGCCatcaaaaaaggggaaaataaGGAGTATGAATTTTGTGAGAGCATTTCCAGCGGGGCTTGAACCGCGCCCACTGTTGCGCCCTCGGCTCGATAGGAGGCTTGTGAGAATGAGACGAGCTCAAATGTTATTATGTGACACGCGCtagcttttaaaaaaaaatactactccctccatctcacgaatcttgacacgttttcctttttgggccgtcccactaatcttgacatgtttccattttgggtaataattattaccttctctctcctactttatcacttttattaccttttctctcatattttatcacttttatattttattaactacccacttaaaacactaatctacaattccttaattcccgtgccgaatccaaacgtgtcaaaactcgtgggacggagggagtattagattaacgtctaattatttatttatttttttataaaaagattATCCAAATCCTCCTATAGAAATATCTTACTTTCACTTATTTTTTACAccaaatctatatctatatttctacttttcttcttcttctccaattttaaattatgtgcTTGTATTtgccattaaaaaaaattgatcataattttcaaaattggTATGCCGATCAAACGAGGCAATCGTCATCGACCccaaatttcatttttaatgtGTTTTTTTTAAGATTATTGTGAtttctaaatttaaatttaataaaagtttctaattttaaattttatttaaaattcatttttaaaaaaaaataagatgaaAAATCTATAAAGCCACACCATATAGAAGGGTGGCTCTTACTATGCTGAAAATCAACGATATCGAAACAAAGTCACAAAAGACAATAAAATCAGAAGTGGTGAAAAACTGAAATATCTAGAGCGCTATGAGTATTTCTCGTAAATAGCTTGTGATAGTTTACAATGATTACATGTGTGTATTCATAAGCTAAAAAACTAGTAATTCTAATAGGAATAAAACTACTTCAAGCTAATTCGTTGGGGACAAGATTCTTCAATTCAATCTCCTCCCCGAACTAATCTTCTTATTCTCATATAACACCCAAACCTTGGGCAACCGATTCAATCAAATCCCGAACTAATTCTATCcaccattttcttaaaactcgtgtcgtccaaAAAGTGGTAACGACATTATGGATGGAGTACAGTATAATACTTCCTccattcataatttttttttcataattttcttttcgattcgttcacaacaaaaaattgtCATTTTCATTTATAGCGTAGCTCACAAAGTGAAAAGTACAAAAATCTAAAGAAGTAAAATTTAACAATAGAATCTTATTTTGCAAAAACCATGGTATTTGTTGTCATCACAAAAATATCTAAAGCAAAACCATCTTGAAAAGTAGAAAATCAAAAAAATTGAGGTGATGAAAGAGAAGTGAGTTTTATTGCATACCACATCGTTTGTTTCTTGTACGCTGAAAAGACAGCACCACGTCAACTACTTGTGAATTTTTTGGTGTGAGATTTCTGGTGGTTGggagaaaacataaataaagattgAGGAATCACTATCAGCTGCGTATAATAACTAGATTTGAATCTTTGATAATTAATTAGACAACCAAATGAGAAAATACTGAAAGTTAcaatttatgtaaattattacTAATAATTATACACAACAAAATTTATCTAAATACTAAAAATATCTCATTATTTGATTTCCAACAAGTTCCTCCAAGCTGCTCCTCATTTACTTTACAATAAAGGTTACTTAAAAAATACTATAgcttaaaaattaattaaattattctaaaaaaaattaaattaaattaaaattccgCATATCGAATAAAACAGAGTATTTTTGTTAGTTCtcagtgtttttattatagttaTCAATAGTTGAGTGTATTTTTGTTAAATGAGCAATAGTATAGGATATAAAGTGGAATTTTCCGAAAAAGATATCTTCGAAAATACACTTGTTCTTTAAAACTCGTTGCTGTTACAATTTGCAACAcgcaaaacaaataaaactctTCCACAAATTGCAGCCTGTCAGCGTCTCCATGTCGCCATGGGGCTTACCTGTGCAAGAAATGATAGGAAAAAAACAAGACTCGTAAAGATTCAATAAATGCCAATTCTTGAATGATTCATTCAAGGGGACTACAAAAGTATGTGTTGTTTTGAAGGCATTGCACCTTTGATtcgattcataactgacttattTGTCCGCATTGGATCGAGCATCGGCCTACGAGTCCGTCCAACGATGTCCGCCTCAACGGTGAAAAACATCCAACCCCCTGTAAAAATGACGCGATAATTGATGACGACGACGTGTTGATGCGACAAAATATCTAAGATAAAATTTCTAGACAGAATTAGTGGCCTGACCGTACGATGCATCACATGTGGACTGActtcttttttttatcatgCAACTGACAGTTAAAAAGGAAGCAGGTTTTTTTACCAGTTTCATGGATTTACGAACCTCATCACGATCGGGCATCATCCGTTCCTGAAGTTTGAAGGGTCGGTCTCCATGACAAGTGTGACGGGCTTTCCCGTTTTAGCTTTATGCACTACGTAAAAGATCGATATGCTAAGAGCTTTCGATGGATGATGATCCCAATCTGCAAGCAAGCTATCCATTTGCTGTAAAGAACTCCTTCAGATTTCCTATAATTCCTTTGTCGTAAGGGTTAATGAATTGTACGTCGGGCTGGGGCTGGCCTGTACGATATAACAACACGACTATGATCTTGCAAATGGTGTACTAAGTAAGTTCAATTAAAGCATATCTGCATTTAGCAAGAGAAAGAAACGAAGGGGGAAAAAAACAATAAGTTGCAGTAACTTACCCTCATGGGGTACGACTTTACTCTGGAATTCTGGATATTTTTTCCAATTGATCTGCAATAATTTGTCCAAATTAACTATTTCTGTGCACGTTTTATTCTTATCAATTTCCAGCATCATGCATGTTACTTCTGTTATAATGCAGACAACTTAAGTAATAATGATTCTCATGTGACAAGAAAGAAAGCAAATAATACCAACTGCAAAACACTTCAGCAATTCATAGATCATCTTGGCCTTTTGCCATAGGACCCTTCAGTTTTTGAACTGCTGTATAAAATCAAAAACCCAAATCGAAGAGCCTTTCCCGGGCATcatataatttttcaaaattactataaaaatggAAAGCATGCATGTGCTCCATTTGTTGCAAGTTTATCAATCTAGAACCCAAAAGATAGTTTATGTATCTAATTAAGATTTAAAAAAACAGATCTAGTAATTTATGGTCTAAATTATTGAACTATCAATCTAAGGCTAAAATAATGATATATTCATTATTCCGTATCTTTTATTACTaagtattatataataaattcttTACTGAATTGAGATgaataattcatttttaattaaatccCCTATATTAATACTGTCTTTCTTTCAGGCCCTAGATTGCTAAAATTGAAGCAAAAACATATTTCCAAAAAAAATGCTCTAGCGCCAAGCTCTACTCAAAAGTTGCATTTTGTGGTTCACTTATAATAGGCTGAACACAAGCACAATTCAATTCAGCTGCCCCCTTTTAGTTGGGTGGGGAATACAGTAAACTAGCCTAAATGTATTCCTCTTTCTGTCTGTCAGAGTCAAAAGCCGTTTTCAACCCCAAGGGTATCCCAACATCAAAGTACACAATACCAAGATTCACATATAGTTTGAATGATCAAGCATAACAG
It contains:
- the LOC130991845 gene encoding putative E3 ubiquitin-protein ligase XBAT31, with translation MGQGMSCSSSEEQGLFGAVQFGDLEMFEAILKRDSSLIYHSTVYDRNSPLHIAAANGQIEILSLLLDRSVKPDVLNRHKQTPLMLAAMHGKISCVKKLIESGANILMFDTLNGRTCLHYSAYYGHFDCLEAILSAARTSHVSASWGYSRFVNIRDSKGATPLHLAARQRRPQCVHILLDNGALVCASTGGYSFPGSTPLHLAARGGSLDCIRELLAWGADRLQRDASGRIPYVVASRHRHGACAALLNPSSAEPLVWPSPLKFISELNQEAKALLEQALMEANREREKTILKGTVYYLPSPSASDSGIDDNISEASDTDLCCICFDQVCTIEVQECGHQMCAQCTLALCCHNKPKPTTSCPTVPVCPFCRSNIVKLVVIKLRVENDIERDLNSSKPRKSWRSRNLSEGSSSFKSLSAAGSFGKMSRGSGRFAAEDELLDKPLSLET